The sequence below is a genomic window from Tubulanus polymorphus chromosome 1, tnTubPoly1.2, whole genome shotgun sequence.
ACGTAGCGAAAATGTGACATAGTAATCGCATACGTACATTTTCAATTGCGATGAAGTTAAGCGCATTTACATAATGGACAACCATCGTTTCCCATTACGAAACCGTTTGGACAGTACATTGCGCAGGCGACACATGGCTTGGCTGAAAAAGATGCATTGTATCATTTAATGGAttccgatatatatatatatatatatatatatatataatcacagAAAGACAAGATTGATTGAGACAACTTACATCTCTTCTTGgctgaaatcaaataaaaataaaaccgtTTTGTACCTTAGAATAACGTGATCGACTATAGTTTGAATATAATTCAAAGTGACTAATTACCGATACTTCGTTTCGACTTTTTGCATTTGCAAAGTGGGCATCCGTCCTTTCCCATCACGAAACCATTTGGACAATACATCTTACAGGTAATACAGGGTTTCCTCTTGACAAGTGATgctagaaaaatatttgaaagcaTTGGAAAATACTTTGAATACTAATGTAGAGAGTTGTTGGTTCTCGTTCTTTGCAAATGTTGCgtcttttagtgaaaatcggagtaatgatgaaaatgatggaGAACATcgattaatcaaacttatgctAAATGAGGCTGATATTCATCTCACCCTTGCATTTACAGATGAAACAACCATCGGGTCCTGTTTCAAATCCGTTCTCACAAAACATAGCACACATTGGACGACGAGCGCATTCTAAAGTAACAGATTTCATAAATGTATTGTTTACCGATACAAGTATTATCACTATCATTTAGGCACTAGTATATTCACCTTCAGGGGTAGCTTTGCATTTACATATGGGGCATCCGTCATTTCCCGTAATGAATCCATTCGGGCATTCCATGAAGCATGTTTTGCATGGAGCTAGAAATTAAAATGGCAAAGATGAGGTATATATGCGTTAATTGTTATAGAGCTGTGATGTCTGATGATTAATCCGTTATCATTTACCTCTCTTTTGCATTAATTCAGCTGAAAGGGGAATATCCGTGCGATTAGTATTCCTTAGACAAATTCCTTAGATACGTCGTGTCATTTATGATATAACTAATAAAACTTACGTGTTGGTTTGTCGTTACATTTGCAGATTTGACAACCGTCCGCTCCTCTCTGGAATCCATATTCACAGTACATCATGCACATCTCATTTCCGCATTCCgctgaaaaaaagaatatttaatatctgtaaaattcatttgacatttttcaatatttccataGTTTAGTAATACTTATTCTTAATCATCCACTGATATCAGGTTTTTTGAAGACACACTTACGTTCATTTCTTTTGGCCAATTCAGCTGgaaaaatgaatacatttaAATATAGTATAGAGTTTTCAAAATACAGATTATCGAGAAACGCTTGAAGGTATATAACCTACGTTTTGGTGGGTTACATTTGCAAATTTCACAGCCGTTAGCATCAGTTTGGAATCCAAATTCACAGTACATCATGCACATAAGTTTACCGCATTCTAGAAGGGGATTCAAGGTTCGatagaattcattttcagtaaaGAATTTGGTCGATTTTTCatgatagatatatatatatttttggtacTTTACCTCGTTTCTGCCTCAATTCAGCtaaaaagacaaaaaaaataaaataatgaacGGTATGGAAAAACATCATCTTGCAATAATACATAAAATTCAGGGAAAAATACTTGAAGTCTGATATGAAAATGTACGTATTCAATCTTTCTCGATAGCAAAAAAACTAGGTATGCAACTTACGTTTTGGCGGGTTACATTTGCAAATTTCACAGCCGTTAGCATCAGTTTGGAATCCAAATTCGCAGTACATCATGCACATAGCTTTACCGCATTCTAGTTGGAAACCGAATAGATATGATGTAATTAAGTGaccaaataatgataaaatcaattcGAAATTAGTTTACTTATTTGGAAATGTCTATTTTACCTCGCTTCTGTCTCAATTCAGCTAGaattataaataaaaatatttttatttttcaatcaattcttCTCTTATATTTCTTAAGTATGTGACGGACAATAAACTAATAAAACTTACGTGTTGGTTTGTCGTTACATTTGCAGATTTGACAACCGTCCGCTCCTCTCTGGAATCCATATTCACAGTACATCATGCACATCTCATTTCCGCATTccgctgaaaaaaaaaatttaatatctgtaaaattcatttgacatttttcaatatttccataGTTTAGTAATACTTATTCTTAATCATCCACTGATATCAGGTTTTTTGAAGACACACTTACGTTCATTTCTTTTGGCCAATTCAGCTGgaaaaatgaatacatttaAATATAGTATAGAGTTTTCAAAATACAGATTATCGAGAAACGCTTGAAGGTATATAACCTACGTTTTGGTGGGTTACATTTGCAGATTTCACAGCCGTTAGCATCAGTTTGGAATCCAAAATCACAGTACATCATGCACATAAGTTTACCGCACTCTAGAAAGAGATTCAAGGTTCGATAGAATTCGTTTTCAGTAAATAATTTGGTTGATCTTTTTATGATAGATATATCTGTCAGATACTTAACCTCTTTTCTGCCTCAATTCAGCTAAAAAGACAAACGAGTAAAATAATGAAAGgtatgaataaaacatcatcATGCAAACAATGTATAAATTCAGGGAAACACTGGAAAggtcaaatatgaaaatgaaaatgtacgTATTCAATCTATTTGGGTAGTAAAGAAAGCAAGGTATGCAACTTACGTTTTGGTGGGTTACATGCGCAAACTTCACAACCGTTAGCA
It includes:
- the LOC141909178 gene encoding uncharacterized protein LOC141909178 isoform X1, which gives rise to MKLLIIFAALIVVATAKVCRQCLMECENGFVMGENGCPKCQCKATLEECSKRPMCKMFCKFGFQTGPDGCHICKCNTKPTPELAKRNEPECGNEMCMMYCEYGFQRGADGCQICKCNDKPTPELRQKRECGKAVCMMYCEFGFQTDANGCEICACNPPKPELRQKRECGKLMCMMYCDFGFQTDANGCEICKCNPPKPELAKRNEPECGNEMCMMYCEYGFQRGADGCQICKCNDKPTPELRQKRECSKVMCMMYCEFGFKTDANGCEVCACNPPKPELRQKRECGKLMCMMYCDFGFQTDANGCEICKCNPPKPELAKRNEPECGNEMCMMYCEYGFQRGADGCQICKCNDKPTPELRQKRECGKAMCMMYCEFGFQTDANGCEICKCNPPKPELRQKRECGKLMCMMYCEFGFQTDANGCEICKCNPPKPELAKRNEPECGNEMCMMYCEYGFQRGADGCQICKCNDKPTPELMQKRAPCKTCFMECPNGFITGNDGCPICKCKATPEECARRPMCAMFCENGFETGPDGCFICKCKASLVKRKPCITCKMYCPNGFVMGKDGCPLCKCKKSKRSIAKKRSKPCVACAMYCPNGFVMGNDGCPLCKCA
- the LOC141909178 gene encoding uncharacterized protein LOC141909178 isoform X3, which translates into the protein MKLLIIFAALIVVATAKVCRQCLMECENGFVMGENGCPKCQCKATLEECSKRPMCKMFCKFGFQTGPDGCHICKCNTKPTPELAKRNEPECGNEMCMMYCEYGFQRGADGCQICKCNDKPTPELRQKRECGKAVCMMYCEFGFQTDANGCEICACNPPKPELRQKRECGKLMCMMYCDFGFQTDANGCEICKCNPPKPELAKRNEPECGNEMCMMYCEYGFQRGADGCQICKCNDKPTPELRQKRECGKAMCMMYCEFGFQTDANGCEICKCNPPKPELRQKRECGKLMCMMYCEFGFQTDANGCEICKCNPPKPELAKRNEPECGNEMCMMYCEYGFQRGADGCQICKCNDKPTPELMQKRAPCKTCFMECPNGFITGNDGCPICKCKATPEECARRPMCAMFCENGFETGPDGCFICKCKASLVKRKPCITCKMYCPNGFVMGKDGCPLCKCKKSKRSIAKKRSKPCVACAMYCPNGFVMGNDGCPLCKCA
- the LOC141909178 gene encoding uncharacterized protein LOC141909178 isoform X2 is translated as MKLLIIFAALIVVATAKVCRQCLMECENGFVMGENGCPKCQCKATLEECSKRPMCKMFCKFGFQTGPDGCHICKCNTKPTPELAKRNEPECGNEMCMMYCEYGFQRGADGCQICKCNDKPTPELRQKRECSKVMCMMYCEFGFKTDANGCEVCACNPPKPELRQKRECGKLMCMMYCDFGFQTDANGCEICKCNPPKPELAKRNEPECGNEMCMMYCEYGFQRGADGCQICKCNDKPTPELRQKRECGKAMCMMYCEFGFQTDANGCEICKCNPPKPELRQKRECGKLMCMMYCEFGFQTDANGCEICKCNPPKPELAKRNEPECGNEMCMMYCEYGFQRGADGCQICKCNDKPTPELMQKRAPCKTCFMECPNGFITGNDGCPICKCKATPEECARRPMCAMFCENGFETGPDGCFICKCKASLVKRKPCITCKMYCPNGFVMGKDGCPLCKCKKSKRSIAKKRSKPCVACAMYCPNGFVMGNDGCPLCKCA